The following are encoded in a window of Nitrospirota bacterium genomic DNA:
- a CDS encoding MOSC N-terminal beta barrel domain-containing protein: MNVAEIWRYPVKTMAGEQLQSVSVGPLGIEGDRVIHVEDAVGRVITSRTHPRFLGHKAVLGLRGEILVDGRPWDSAEVAADVMTIAGKGAKLVRDESAERFDVLPLLVATDGAIAAFGHDRRRLRPNLVISGVKGMAEREWQGACLRIGEVLIGVQDLRLRCIMTSYDPDTLAQDKTITRSIYRRFEGKLALNCFVIQGGRIAVGDKVQVVRGAGVYAGRCS; the protein is encoded by the coding sequence GTGAACGTCGCGGAGATCTGGCGCTATCCGGTCAAGACCATGGCTGGAGAGCAGCTGCAATCGGTGAGCGTGGGGCCTCTCGGCATCGAAGGCGACCGGGTGATTCACGTCGAAGACGCCGTGGGGCGCGTGATCACCTCCCGCACGCATCCCCGGTTCCTGGGTCACAAGGCTGTGCTGGGCCTACGGGGCGAAATCCTGGTGGATGGTCGGCCGTGGGACAGCGCGGAAGTGGCGGCCGACGTGATGACGATTGCCGGCAAGGGCGCAAAGCTGGTGCGCGACGAGAGCGCTGAGCGGTTCGATGTCCTGCCGTTGCTGGTGGCCACAGACGGCGCGATCGCGGCCTTCGGCCACGATCGTCGCCGTCTGCGGCCCAACCTCGTGATCAGCGGCGTCAAGGGGATGGCCGAGCGCGAATGGCAGGGCGCGTGCCTGCGAATCGGCGAGGTGCTCATCGGCGTCCAGGATCTGCGTCTGCGCTGCATCATGACGTCCTACGACCCCGACACCTTAGCCCAGGACAAGACCATCACCCGGAGCATCTACCGGCGCTTCGAGGGCAAGCTCGCGCTCAATTGTTTCGTCATCCAAGGGGGCCGTATTGCGGTGGGTGACAAGGTGCAGGTAGTGCGTGGGGCAGGTGTGTATGCGGGACGTTGCAGCTGA
- a CDS encoding isoprenylcysteine carboxylmethyltransferase family protein, which yields MRDVAADRPRILAPPPVIYLGVLGLGLLLEWLWPTRLLGWPLAVAVGSTIFICGVVGLTVAIRTVLRARTPVDPYKATTAIVTGGLFQFSRNPIYVSDTLLYVGLSLALNAWWALALTPVLVWIMGVGVIAREEEYLERKFGNEYLRYKRQVRRWL from the coding sequence ATGCGGGACGTTGCAGCTGATAGACCAAGAATTCTCGCTCCTCCTCCAGTGATCTACCTGGGGGTTCTTGGCCTCGGTCTACTCCTTGAATGGCTTTGGCCCACTCGACTTCTGGGCTGGCCTTTGGCCGTGGCCGTAGGGTCAACGATCTTCATTTGTGGAGTGGTCGGATTGACCGTCGCGATCCGCACTGTCTTGCGTGCGCGAACACCGGTCGATCCATACAAAGCCACAACCGCGATCGTGACGGGTGGCCTCTTTCAGTTTTCGCGTAATCCGATCTACGTCTCAGATACGCTCCTCTATGTGGGCCTTTCGCTCGCCCTGAACGCATGGTGGGCGCTAGCCTTGACTCCTGTCCTGGTCTGGATCATGGGCGTCGGAGTCATCGCGCGCGAAGAGGAGTACTTGGAAAGGAAATTCGGCAATGAGTATCTTCGGTACAAGCGGCAGGTCCGCCGCTGGCTTTAG